A genomic segment from Streptomyces antibioticus encodes:
- a CDS encoding Lrp/AsnC family transcriptional regulator, protein MAESVVLDPVDLQLLRLLQNDARTTYRDLAAQVGVAPSTCLDRVTRLRRSGVILGHQLRLDPAKLGRGLQALLSVQVRPHRRELVGPFVERIRALPEALSVFHLTGPDDYLVHVAVADMADLQRLVLDEFTARREVARVETRLIFQQWECGPLLPPGPPQPPGPPAPPAPSGQTP, encoded by the coding sequence ATGGCCGAATCTGTCGTACTGGACCCGGTGGACCTCCAGCTCCTGCGGCTCCTTCAGAACGACGCCCGGACGACCTACCGCGATCTGGCGGCCCAGGTCGGCGTGGCGCCGTCCACCTGTCTGGACCGGGTGACGCGGCTGCGCCGCTCCGGCGTGATCCTCGGGCATCAGCTCCGACTGGATCCGGCCAAGCTCGGGCGCGGGCTCCAGGCACTGCTGTCCGTGCAGGTCAGACCGCACAGGAGAGAGCTGGTCGGGCCGTTCGTGGAGCGCATACGGGCGCTTCCCGAGGCGCTGAGCGTCTTCCATCTCACCGGCCCCGACGACTACCTCGTGCATGTCGCCGTCGCGGACATGGCGGATCTGCAACGGCTGGTGCTCGACGAGTTCACCGCCCGGCGCGAGGTGGCCCGGGTGGAGACCCGGCTGATCTTCCAGCAGTGGGAGTGCGGCCCCCTGCTGCCACCCGGCCCGCCGCAGCCACCCGGCCCTCCGGCGCCACCCGCGCCTTCCGGACAGACTCCCTGA
- a CDS encoding DUF885 domain-containing protein, producing the protein MPHTTSPLPREVADAYVDDLIALDPVTGTFLGVPESSSRLPDYSPAGQEALARLARDTLTKLAEAETRPGADSDIERRCARLLRERLTAELAVHDADEGLRSVGNMSTPAHQVREVFTVTPNRTDADWAAIAERLRAVPTALAGYRESLELGLERKLYAAPRPTATFVGQLTEWSDPEGTGRGWFEDFVAPGPATLRAELEEAARAATAAVVELRDWLRDVYAPTVQDAPDTVGRERYARWSRYFNGTDLDLDEAYAYGWSEYHRLLGAMREEAEKVLPGAATPWVALAHLDEHGRHIEGVDEVRDWLQGLMDRAIEALDGTHFELAERVRKVESRIAPAGSAAAPYYTPPSEDFSRPGRTWLPTMGQTRFPVYDLVSTWYHEGVPGHHLQLAQWTHVAGDLSRYQATVGGVSANAEGWALYAERLMDELGFLTDPEERLGYLDAQMMRAVRVIVDIGMHLELEIPADSPFHPGERWTPELAQEFFGAHSSRPADFVESELTRYLSIPGQAIGYKLGERAWLLGRERARERHGDAFDLKSWHMAALSQGSLGLDDLVDELASL; encoded by the coding sequence ATGCCACACACCACCAGCCCGCTGCCCCGTGAGGTCGCCGACGCCTACGTCGACGATCTCATCGCCCTCGACCCGGTCACCGGTACCTTCCTCGGGGTGCCGGAGAGTTCGAGCCGGCTGCCCGACTACTCCCCCGCAGGCCAGGAGGCGCTCGCCCGGCTCGCCCGGGACACCCTGACGAAGCTGGCCGAGGCCGAAACGCGGCCCGGCGCGGACAGTGACATCGAGCGCCGGTGCGCACGCCTGCTGCGCGAGCGCCTGACCGCCGAACTCGCCGTGCACGACGCCGACGAGGGGCTGCGCTCGGTCGGCAACATGTCCACGCCCGCGCACCAGGTGCGCGAGGTGTTCACCGTGACGCCGAACCGGACGGACGCCGACTGGGCGGCGATCGCCGAGCGGCTGCGCGCGGTGCCCACCGCGCTGGCCGGCTACCGGGAGTCGCTGGAACTCGGCCTGGAGCGCAAGCTGTACGCGGCGCCGCGCCCCACGGCCACCTTCGTCGGACAGCTCACCGAGTGGTCGGACCCGGAGGGCACCGGCCGCGGCTGGTTCGAGGACTTCGTCGCCCCCGGCCCGGCCACCCTGCGCGCCGAGCTGGAGGAGGCGGCCCGCGCGGCGACCGCGGCCGTGGTGGAGCTGCGGGACTGGCTGCGCGACGTGTACGCGCCGACCGTGCAGGACGCGCCGGACACCGTCGGCCGGGAGCGCTACGCCCGCTGGTCGCGCTACTTCAACGGCACCGACCTCGACCTCGACGAGGCGTACGCCTACGGCTGGTCGGAGTACCACCGGCTGCTCGGCGCGATGCGCGAGGAGGCCGAGAAGGTCCTGCCGGGCGCGGCCACGCCCTGGGTGGCGCTGGCCCACCTCGACGAGCACGGCCGGCACATCGAGGGCGTCGACGAGGTCCGCGACTGGCTCCAGGGCCTGATGGACCGGGCGATCGAGGCGCTGGACGGCACCCACTTCGAACTCGCCGAGCGGGTACGGAAGGTGGAGTCACGGATCGCCCCGGCCGGCAGCGCCGCGGCCCCCTACTACACGCCCCCGTCGGAGGACTTCTCCCGGCCCGGCCGCACCTGGCTGCCGACCATGGGACAGACCCGCTTCCCGGTCTACGACCTCGTCTCCACCTGGTACCACGAAGGCGTCCCCGGTCACCATCTCCAGCTCGCGCAGTGGACGCACGTCGCCGGGGACCTCTCCCGCTACCAGGCCACCGTGGGCGGCGTCAGCGCCAATGCGGAGGGCTGGGCGCTGTACGCGGAGCGCCTGATGGACGAACTGGGCTTCCTCACCGACCCGGAGGAGCGGCTCGGCTATCTCGACGCGCAGATGATGCGGGCGGTCCGGGTCATCGTCGACATCGGCATGCACCTGGAGCTGGAGATCCCGGCGGACTCGCCGTTCCACCCCGGGGAGCGCTGGACGCCGGAGCTGGCGCAGGAGTTCTTCGGCGCGCACAGCAGCCGTCCGGCGGACTTCGTGGAGAGCGAGCTGACCCGCTATCTGAGCATCCCCGGCCAGGCGATCGGCTACAAGCTCGGCGAACGGGCCTGGCTGCTCGGCCGGGAGCGGGCCCGCGAGCGCCACGGCGACGCCTTCGACCTCAAGTCCTGGCACATGGCGGCCCTTTCGCAGGGTTCGCTGGGCCTGGACGACCTGGTGGACGAACTGGCCTCGCTCTAG
- a CDS encoding rhodanese-like domain-containing protein, translated as MTTAPTAPNPVLRVAPAAPAEAAAHFRASLVFHADVSDVAAALADGGDPGFVVLDSRSTASWDQGHVPGAVHLPTALIPEQAESLLDKDVPVVTYCWGPGCNGATRAALALAELGYRVKEMLGGFEYWVREGFAYETWEGDDRRPADPLTAPVNGAADCGC; from the coding sequence ATGACCACCGCCCCCACCGCCCCGAACCCGGTCCTCCGGGTCGCCCCCGCCGCCCCCGCCGAGGCCGCCGCCCACTTCCGGGCGAGCCTCGTCTTCCACGCCGACGTCTCCGACGTGGCCGCGGCGCTCGCCGACGGCGGTGACCCCGGCTTCGTCGTCCTGGACTCCCGCTCCACCGCTTCCTGGGACCAGGGCCACGTCCCCGGCGCGGTCCATCTGCCCACGGCGCTCATTCCCGAGCAGGCCGAGTCCCTCCTCGACAAGGACGTGCCGGTGGTGACGTACTGCTGGGGCCCCGGCTGCAACGGCGCCACCCGCGCCGCCCTCGCGCTCGCCGAACTCGGCTACCGGGTCAAGGAGATGCTCGGCGGCTTCGAGTACTGGGTGCGCGAGGGCTTCGCGTACGAGACCTGGGAGGGCGACGACCGGCGCCCCGCCGACCCGCTGACCGCGCCGGTGAACGGCGCGGCCGACTGCGGCTGTTGA
- a CDS encoding Lrp/AsnC family transcriptional regulator: protein MTAHSPDAYSPDATDWRILEVLQREGRASFAELARAVSMSASAVTERVRRLEEAGVIQGYAAVVDPERLGLPILAFVRLRYPNGHYKPFHDLVAVTPEILEAHHVTGDDCFVIKVAARSMRHLEEVSGKIGTLGSVTTSVVYSSPLPRRPLGR from the coding sequence ATGACCGCGCATTCCCCGGACGCGTATTCCCCGGACGCCACCGACTGGCGCATCCTGGAGGTCCTCCAGCGGGAGGGCCGGGCCAGCTTCGCCGAGCTGGCGCGGGCCGTGTCGATGTCGGCGAGCGCCGTGACCGAGCGGGTGCGCCGGCTGGAGGAGGCCGGCGTGATCCAGGGGTACGCGGCCGTGGTGGACCCCGAGCGGCTGGGCCTGCCGATCCTGGCGTTCGTGCGGCTGCGCTACCCCAACGGCCACTACAAGCCGTTCCACGATCTGGTGGCCGTCACGCCGGAGATCCTGGAGGCGCACCATGTGACGGGCGACGACTGCTTCGTGATCAAGGTCGCCGCCCGCTCGATGCGTCATCTGGAGGAGGTCTCGGGCAAGATCGGCACCCTGGGCTCGGTCACCACGAGCGTCGTCTACTCGTCCCCGCTCCCCCGGCGCCCGCTGGGCCGTTAG
- a CDS encoding AAA family ATPase: MRLHRLDLTAFGPFGGTQRVDFDELSTAGLFLLHGPTGAGKTSVLDAVCYALYGSVPGARQNGQGLTLRSDHAAPGVRTEVTLDLTVAGRRLEITRQPPHERPKKRGTGVTVDKAQTWLREYDAAAGVWKDLSRSHQEIGEEITQLLGMSREQFCQVVLLPQGDFARFLRADAEARGRLLGRLFDTRRFAEVEKRLVERRRAAEARVREGDAALLADAHRMQQAAGDTMELPELAPGEPGLADAVLTAAALARSTARERLTVAECGRLAAASAQAAADRALDDVRELARLQGRFEEATGRARRLEERAGEHQAARTRLERGRKAEAVAPALDLRDAADAEHRRAAEAEARARAALPERFAEAGAAGLAAAARRAAEELGGLESARRGERRLAELTDERARLDRQERADDDVLTETESWLADWDTTRTALRERIESAQEAAARAERLAVRIEPAQRKLRAARLRDRLTGEAETARARVRAAEQRALDARAHWLDLKEQRLDGIAAELAAHLSDGAPCAVCGATEHPAPARKDAGHIDREAEDRALAAQQDAAETHGRELRRLADVERELAAALAEAGETPAETLAVEAGELERDHEEARREAGALHSAREELRAAEQEHERRTAAQRDAAVRAASRIGHRERLDSERATLEEELAQARGAAHSVAARAEQLERQVRLLTAAADGARAAEDSAERLKVADGRLDEAAFRAGFDTPRAAADALLDDTAHRELQRRLDAWQSEEAAVRAVLAEPDTVAAAQRPPADLATAERTAAEAAERLRRASSAQDAAARRCAELDQLSARAADGVRRLAPLRDEYDRVARLAGLTAGTSADNERKMRLEAYVLAARLEQVAAAATARLQRMSSGRYTLVHSDDRAGRGRSGLGLHVVDAWTGRERDTATLSGGETFFASLALALGLADVVTDEAGGVRLDTLFIDEGFGSLDEQTLDEVLDVLDSLRERDRSVGIVSHVADLRRRVHAQLEIVKGRSGSTLRQRS; the protein is encoded by the coding sequence ATGAGGCTGCACCGGCTCGACCTCACCGCCTTCGGGCCCTTCGGCGGCACGCAGCGCGTCGACTTCGACGAGCTGTCCACCGCCGGGCTCTTCCTGCTGCACGGCCCGACCGGCGCCGGGAAGACCTCGGTCCTGGACGCCGTCTGCTACGCGCTCTACGGCTCCGTCCCCGGCGCCCGCCAGAACGGCCAGGGCCTCACCCTGCGCAGCGACCACGCCGCCCCCGGCGTCCGCACCGAGGTCACCCTCGACCTCACCGTCGCCGGACGACGGCTGGAGATCACCCGGCAGCCGCCCCATGAGCGGCCCAAGAAACGCGGCACGGGCGTCACCGTCGACAAGGCCCAGACCTGGCTGCGCGAGTACGACGCGGCCGCCGGCGTCTGGAAGGACCTCAGCCGGTCCCACCAGGAGATCGGCGAGGAGATCACCCAACTGCTCGGCATGAGCCGCGAGCAGTTCTGCCAGGTCGTGCTGCTGCCCCAGGGCGACTTCGCCCGCTTCCTGCGCGCCGACGCCGAGGCCCGCGGGCGGCTGCTGGGCCGGCTCTTCGACACCCGGCGGTTCGCCGAGGTCGAGAAACGGCTCGTGGAGCGCCGCCGCGCCGCCGAGGCACGCGTGCGGGAGGGCGACGCCGCGCTGCTCGCCGACGCCCACCGGATGCAGCAGGCCGCGGGCGACACCATGGAGCTTCCCGAACTGGCCCCCGGGGAGCCGGGGTTGGCCGACGCCGTGCTCACCGCCGCCGCCCTGGCCCGCAGTACCGCCCGCGAACGGCTGACGGTCGCCGAGTGCGGCCGCCTCGCCGCCGCGTCCGCCCAGGCCGCCGCCGACCGCGCCCTGGACGACGTACGCGAACTCGCCCGGTTGCAGGGGCGGTTCGAGGAGGCGACCGGACGGGCCCGGCGGCTGGAGGAGCGGGCCGGGGAGCATCAGGCGGCGCGGACCCGGCTGGAGCGGGGGCGCAAGGCCGAGGCCGTCGCACCGGCGCTGGACCTGCGGGACGCCGCCGACGCCGAGCACCGGCGGGCGGCCGAGGCCGAGGCACGCGCGCGTGCCGCCCTGCCGGAGCGGTTCGCCGAGGCCGGCGCCGCCGGACTGGCCGCCGCCGCACGCCGGGCCGCCGAGGAACTGGGCGGCCTGGAGTCGGCACGGCGCGGTGAACGTCGACTGGCCGAACTCACCGATGAACGGGCGCGGTTGGACCGGCAGGAGCGGGCCGACGACGACGTCCTGACCGAGACCGAGAGCTGGCTCGCGGACTGGGACACCACCCGGACCGCGCTCCGGGAGCGGATCGAGTCCGCGCAGGAGGCCGCCGCCCGTGCCGAGCGGCTGGCCGTCCGGATTGAGCCCGCCCAGCGGAAGCTGCGCGCCGCCCGGTTGCGCGACCGGCTCACCGGCGAGGCCGAGACGGCCCGCGCACGCGTCCGCGCCGCCGAACAGCGGGCCCTCGACGCCCGCGCCCACTGGCTGGACCTCAAGGAACAGCGCCTCGACGGCATCGCCGCCGAACTCGCCGCCCACCTCAGCGACGGGGCGCCGTGCGCCGTCTGCGGCGCCACCGAACACCCCGCCCCGGCCCGCAAGGACGCCGGGCACATCGACCGAGAGGCCGAGGACCGGGCCCTCGCCGCCCAGCAGGACGCCGCCGAGACACACGGCCGGGAACTGCGGCGACTCGCCGACGTGGAACGGGAGTTGGCCGCCGCCCTCGCGGAGGCCGGTGAAACCCCAGCCGAGACGCTCGCCGTCGAGGCCGGGGAACTGGAGCGCGACCACGAGGAGGCGCGCCGCGAGGCCGGCGCGCTGCACTCCGCCCGCGAGGAACTGCGCGCCGCCGAGCAGGAGCACGAGCGGCGAACCGCGGCCCAGCGTGACGCCGCGGTCCGCGCCGCCTCCCGGATCGGGCACCGCGAGCGGCTGGACAGTGAACGGGCCACGCTGGAAGAGGAGTTGGCGCAGGCCAGGGGTGCCGCGCACAGTGTGGCCGCACGGGCCGAGCAGTTGGAGCGCCAGGTCCGGCTGCTCACCGCCGCCGCCGACGGCGCCCGGGCCGCCGAGGACAGCGCGGAACGCCTCAAGGTCGCCGACGGACGCCTGGACGAGGCCGCCTTCCGCGCAGGGTTCGACACTCCCCGGGCCGCCGCCGACGCCCTCCTCGACGACACCGCCCACCGCGAGCTGCAACGGCGCCTGGACGCCTGGCAGTCCGAGGAGGCGGCCGTCCGCGCGGTCCTCGCCGAACCCGACACCGTGGCCGCCGCCCAGCGGCCGCCCGCCGACCTCGCCACGGCCGAACGGACCGCCGCCGAGGCCGCCGAACGGCTGCGCCGGGCGTCCTCCGCCCAGGACGCCGCCGCCCGCCGCTGCGCCGAACTCGACCAGCTCTCCGCGCGCGCCGCCGACGGCGTACGACGGCTCGCGCCGCTGCGCGACGAGTACGACCGGGTCGCCCGCCTCGCCGGACTCACCGCGGGCACCTCCGCCGACAACGAGCGCAAGATGCGGCTGGAGGCGTACGTCCTCGCGGCCCGGCTCGAACAGGTGGCGGCCGCCGCGACCGCACGGCTCCAGCGGATGTCGTCCGGCCGCTACACGCTCGTGCACTCCGACGACCGGGCCGGGCGCGGCCGCAGCGGGCTCGGGCTGCACGTCGTGGACGCCTGGACCGGGCGGGAGCGGGACACCGCGACCCTGTCGGGCGGCGAGACCTTCTTCGCCTCGCTCGCCCTCGCGCTCGGCCTCGCCGACGTGGTCACCGACGAGGCGGGCGGGGTCCGCCTCGACACCCTCTTCATCGACGAGGGCTTCGGCAGCCTCGACGAACAGACCCTGGACGAGGTCCTCGACGTCCTCGACTCGCTGCGTGAGCGCGACCGCAGCGTCGGCATCGTCAGCCATGTCGCCGACCTGCGGCGACGCGTCCACGCCCAGTTGGAGATCGTGAAGGGGCGGTCGGGGTCGACGCTGCGCCAGCGGAGTTAG
- a CDS encoding exonuclease SbcCD subunit D → MRLLHTSDWHLGRTFHRVGMLGAQAEFIGRLVTTVRERDVDAVVVSGDVYDRAVPPLAAVELFDDALHRLAALGVPTVMISGNHDSARRLGVGAGLIDRAGIHLRTDPAAAGTPVVLADAHGDVAFYGLPYLEPALVKDEFGVEKAGHESVLAAAMDRVRADLARRAPGTRSVVLAHAFVTGGEPSDSERDITVGGVAAVPAGVFDGVDYVALGHLHGCQTLTERVRYSGSPLPYSFSEAAHRKTMWLIDLAGDGSLTAERIDCPVPRALARIRGTLDDLLADPALAVHEDAWVEATLTDAVRPADPMARLTDRFPHTLSLVFDPERSPGDPDVSYARRLAGRDDQEIAEDFVAHVRGAGPDARERGVLRDAFDAVRADETVREVAR, encoded by the coding sequence GTGAGACTGCTGCACACCTCCGACTGGCACCTCGGCCGCACCTTCCACCGCGTCGGCATGCTCGGCGCCCAGGCCGAGTTCATCGGCCGGCTCGTCACCACCGTGCGCGAACGCGACGTCGACGCCGTGGTCGTCTCGGGCGACGTCTACGACCGTGCCGTACCGCCCCTTGCCGCCGTCGAGCTGTTCGACGACGCCCTGCACCGGCTCGCCGCGCTCGGCGTGCCGACCGTGATGATCTCCGGGAACCACGACTCCGCCCGCCGGCTCGGCGTCGGAGCGGGACTCATCGACCGGGCCGGCATCCATCTGCGTACCGACCCTGCGGCCGCCGGTACCCCGGTGGTGCTCGCCGACGCCCACGGCGACGTCGCCTTCTACGGTCTGCCGTATCTCGAACCCGCCCTGGTGAAGGACGAGTTCGGGGTCGAGAAGGCCGGCCACGAGAGCGTGCTCGCGGCCGCCATGGACCGGGTCCGCGCCGACCTCGCGCGCCGCGCCCCGGGCACCCGCTCGGTCGTCCTCGCGCATGCCTTCGTCACCGGCGGCGAGCCCAGCGACAGCGAGCGCGACATCACCGTCGGCGGGGTCGCCGCCGTACCCGCCGGGGTCTTCGACGGCGTCGACTACGTGGCCCTCGGCCATCTGCACGGCTGCCAGACCCTCACCGAACGCGTCCGCTACTCCGGCTCCCCGCTGCCGTACTCCTTCTCCGAGGCCGCGCACCGCAAGACCATGTGGCTGATCGACCTCGCTGGCGACGGCTCCCTGACCGCCGAGCGCATCGACTGCCCGGTGCCGCGCGCCCTCGCCCGCATCCGCGGCACCCTGGACGACCTGCTCGCCGACCCCGCGCTCGCCGTGCACGAGGACGCCTGGGTCGAGGCGACGCTCACCGACGCCGTCCGCCCCGCCGACCCCATGGCCCGGCTCACCGACCGCTTCCCGCACACCCTCAGCCTGGTCTTCGACCCGGAACGCTCCCCGGGCGATCCCGACGTGTCGTACGCCCGCCGCCTGGCCGGCCGCGACGACCAGGAGATCGCCGAGGACTTCGTCGCCCATGTCCGCGGCGCCGGACCCGACGCCCGCGAGCGGGGCGTCCTGCGCGACGCCTTCGACGCGGTCCGCGCGGACGAGACCGTACGCGAGGTGGCCCGGTGA